Below is a genomic region from Nocardioides panacis.
CGACCTCACGGGCGCGGGCATGATGGACTGCAAGAAGGCCCTCGACGAGGCAGACGGCGCGTTCGACGCCGCCGTCGACATCCTGCGCACCAAGGGTGCGGCCAAGGCCGCCAAGCGTGGTGCCGAGCGCGAGGCCACCGCCGGGCTCGTCGCCACCTCCGGCGGCGCCCTGGTCGAGATCAACTCCGAGACCGACTTCGTCGCGAAGAACGAGGACTTCATCGCCACGGCGCAGCAGATCGCGGACGCCGCGAACGCCGCGAAGGCCGCTGACACCGAGTCCCTGAAGGCCGTCCAGCTCGGCGACAAGACCGTCGGCGAGGTCGTCGAGCAGCTCGCGATCACGATCGGCGAGAAGATCGAGCTCGGCCGCGTCGCGTACTTCGACGGCCCGGTCGTCACCTACATGCACCGCCGCGCCTCGGACCTGCCGCCGGCCGTCGGGGTCCTGGTGGCCTACGACGGTACGTCGGACGAGGCCGCCCGTGGCGCCGCGATGCAGATCGCCGCGATGAAGCCGCAGTACCTCACCCGTGAGGACGTGCCGGCCGACGTCGTCGCCAAGGAGCGCGAGATCGCCGAGGCCACCTCGCGCGAGGAGGGCAAGCCCGAGCAGGC
It encodes:
- the tsf gene encoding translation elongation factor Ts, whose translation is MANFSAADVKKLRDLTGAGMMDCKKALDEADGAFDAAVDILRTKGAAKAAKRGAEREATAGLVATSGGALVEINSETDFVAKNEDFIATAQQIADAANAAKAADTESLKAVQLGDKTVGEVVEQLAITIGEKIELGRVAYFDGPVVTYMHRRASDLPPAVGVLVAYDGTSDEAARGAAMQIAAMKPQYLTREDVPADVVAKEREIAEATSREEGKPEQAIAKITEGRLNGFFKDVVLLDQPSVTDSKKSVKAVLDEAGVSVTRFARFEIGQ